TCCCGACCGTTCCCAAGGACAGCACGGGCGTGGCGCACATCCTGGAGCACATCGTCCTGATGGGCAGCCAGCGTTACCCGGTGCCGGACCCGTTCTTCGCGATGCTGCCGCGCAGCCTGAACACCTTCATGAACGCCATGACCAGCAACGACTGGACCACCTACCCGTTCAGCACCCGCAACGAGCAGGACTTCTTCAACCTGCTGTCGGTGTACCTGGACGCCACGTTCTTCCCGCTGATGCGCTACGAGTCCTTCCGGCAGGACGGGCACCGCTTCGAGTTCGAGACGCCCGACGACCCCACGACCCCGCTGAAGTTGCAGGGCGTGGTGTACAACGAGATGAAGGGCGGCATGGCGAACCCCGGTTCGGTCATGTGGCGGGCCTTCGGGAAGGCGCTGTACCCGGACCTGACGTACGCGAACAACTCCGGCGGCGCACCCGAGAACATCCCGGAACTGACCTACGAGAACCTGCGGGCCTTCCACGCGGCGCACTACCACCCCAGCAACGCCTTCTTCTACACCTACGGGAAGCTCCCGCTGGAGCGAATCCTGGACGCCATCGAGGCGCACGTCATGGGGCAGTTCACGGCGCAGACGCTGGACGTCAGCATTCCCGATCAGACGCCGTTCACCGCGCCGCGCCGCGAACGGGTCGAGTACCCCGGCACCGACACCGAACGCGGCGCGCAGGTGAGCGTGCTGTGGAAACTGGGCCTGACCAGCGACGCCGACGCCAACCTGCGCTGGAGCGTCCTGAGTGACGTGCTGCTGGGCAACCCGGCCGCGCCCCTGACCCGCCCGCTGATCGAGTCCGGACTGGGGGCGGGCCTCGCGGACCTCAGCGGTTACCGCGACTCGTTCCGGGAGGGCGCGTTCGCCGTGGGCCTCAAGGGCCTGGGGGCCGGGCAGGTGCAGGCCGTCGAGACGCTGGTGCTGGACACCCTGCGCGCCATCGCGCAGGGCGGCATCGAACCCGAACTGATCGAGAGCAGCCTGCACCAGTTCGAGATCGGCCAGAAGGAAGTCAGCAACGCCGGGTACCCCTTCGCGCTGCAGGTGATGTTCCGCATGCTGGGGCCGTGGCTGTACGGCGGCGACCCGCTGACCGGCCTGCGCCTGGACGCCGAACTGGACCGCCTGCGCGCCGACCTGAACGCCGGGCGCGTCTTCGAGCCCATGATCGAGGAGGGGCTGCTGAACAACCCGCACCGCGTGACGCTGGAACTCGCGCCGGACCCGGAACTCGCCGCGCGCACCGAGGCCGACGAGCAGGCCCTGATCGACCGCCTGAGCGCCGAATTCACCGACGAGGACCGCGCGCGCATCGTGGCCGAGAGCCTGCGCCTCAAGGAACTGCAGGCGCAGGAGCACCCGCTGGACACCCTGCCCACCCTGAGCCTGTCGGACGTGCCGCCCAGCGTGCCGCGCGTGCCGTACCGCACCGAGGACGCGGGCCGCGCCCTGATTGCCCGCATCGCCCAGCCGACCGGCGGCCTGAGCTACCTGGACGTGCAGGTGCGCCTGCCGGACGTGCCGGACGACCTGCTGGACGCCCTGCCGCTGTACGCCTTCGCCGTCACGCGCGGCGGCGCGGCCGGGCAGGACTACGTGGCCCTGGCGCGCCGCATGGAGGCCGTCACGGGCGGCGTGAGCGCCAGCGTCAGCGCCGGCGTGCGCCCCGACGACCTGAACGCCCTGCGCCTGAGCCTCAGTTTCAGCGGCAAGGCCCTGGCCCGCAACGCCCCCGCCCTGACCGGCGTGATCCGCGACCTGCTGGCCGCGCCGGAATTCACCCGCGACCGCCTGGAACAGCTGCTGCGCCAGCGACTCGCGGGCCTGAAGGCCAGCGTCGTGCAGAGCGGCAACGCCTACGCCGAACGCCTCGCCGGGGCGCAGGTCAGCCCCGCCGGGGCGCTCGGCGAACGCTTCGGCGGCCTGAGCGCCCTGAACACCCTCAAGGGCATCGTGGAAGGGCGGGCCGTGGAGGATCAGAGCGGCGGCATCCGCGGCCTCGACGACCTCATGGCCCGTTTCGGCCGCATCCGCGACCTGATCCTGACCGGCACGCCCGTCCTGGCCCTGACCGCCACCGAACCGGACCTGACCCTCGACCTGAGCGGCGTCACCGACCTGTTCACGGGCAGCGCCCCCGTCGGCCGCCCCGCCCCCACCCCCGCTCCGCGCCGCCCGCAGGCCCGCACGACCGACTCTCCGGTCGCGTTCAACGCCGTGGCGTTCCAGACCGTGCCGTACACCCACCCGGACAGCCCCGCCCTGCTGGTCCTGTCGCGCCTGCTGCGCAGCAACTACCTGCTCAAGGAAATCCGCGAGAAGGGCGGCGCGTACGGCGGCGCGGCCAGCTTCGACACCCGCGAGGGCGTGTTCGCCATGAGCAGCTACCGCGACCCGAACGTCGCCCGCACCTACCGCGTGTTCCGCGACGCCCGCGCCTTCCTCGACACGCCCCTCGGGCAGCGCGAACTGACCGAGGCGATCCTGGGCGCCAGCAAGGTCCTCGACCCGCTCACCAGCCCCGACACCGCCGGACGCATGCGCTTCTACAGCGACCAGGCCGGCTACACGCCCGACGTGCAGGAAGCGTACAAGACCCGCCTGCTGGCCGTCACCCTCGACGACCTGCGCCGCGTCATGGACACCTGGCTGACCCCCGACCGCGCCGCGTACGCCGTCGTCACCGGCCGCGACCCCAACGACGACACCCTGAAAGAACTCGGCCTGACCTTCGACGTTCAGGGCGTGTAATCAATGGTGCGGACAGGCTCATACCTTCAGGGCAGACCAGCGATGAACACGCCGTGTTGACCCCTCCCCCTTGAGGGGGGAGGCTGGGAGGGGGTGAGCAGGACTGGCGTTACAGAAGACGTGTTCCATGCTTGTCCCCTCCTGCGCTTGAACAGTGTCCGCACCACTGATCATACGGACTCCGATTGAATGGGCTGCAAAGCCCGTTCAATCCGAGCGGAGCGAGTGGGAGCAACACGGCCCTCCGGACGTGGAGCCGGCAATCCGGTGAAGTTCCGGATTGTTGGCGAAACAAACGGAGTCCGTATGAAGGAGGCCGCAGGGAGTGGAGGGGCTGGAGGCGGCCCCCCACCCCCGGAAGCCGCGCGACAGAGGAGGCCCGCACGGATGCGTTCCGTGCGGGCCTCTCTTCTGTGGCGGGCGGTCGGCGGCATGGTTGTCTTCTTCGCTGCCTACGCCCTCCGTGCCCCGTTCAGCTCCAGTTCCAGACGGTCGGCTCGAATTCGTACGAGCGGGCGTTCAGGCGGCGCAGGTGGCCGATGGCGTGGAAGGGGAAGTGGTAGCCGGTGACCCACAGCCCCTCGGTGACGATGCGGTTGAAGATCCGCTGGCGGGTCTGGGCGGCCTGCGCGCCGTTCGTGTCGAAGCTGACGTACGCGCCCTGGTGTTTCAGGGAGATCAGGAAGTGCCCGCCGGCGTCCCCGAGGATCATGACGCCCTGCCCGGCGCTCTGCGCGAGGACGCTCAGGTGGTTGGCGGTGTGGCCGGGCGTGGGGACGGTCGTCAGGCCCGGCACGATCTCCTGCCCGGGCTGGATGAGCCTGAAGCGGTCTTTCAGGGCGATCAGGTTGTTCTTCACGGCGTCGTTGGGGGTGGCCTGCGTGACCCAGAAGTTGAATTCCGCCTCGCCCATGACGTGCTGCGCGTTCGGGTAGGTGGGTTTCCCGGCGGTGGTCAGGCCGCCGATGTGGTCGCCGTGCCCGTGCGTGATGAACACCGTGTTCACGCTGTCCGGTTCGATGCCGGCGCGGCGCAGGTTGGTGACCAGTTGCCCGGCCGCGCCGCCGCGTCCCGTGTCGATCAGGATGCGCTGGCCGTCCAGTTCGACCAGTACGGGGTTGAAGTGGTTGACGGTGTTCGTGGCGGGCACGTGGTACTCGGCGAGGGTCTGCGTGAATTCGGCCTGCCGGTCCGGGTTGGCGCCCCAGGTGGGCAGCAGCGCGGCCAGCGGGGCGGTGCCGTCGCTGAGGACCGTGACGGTCATGTTCCCGATCTTCTGGCGGTAGAAGCCGTGGCCGTTCATGGCGGTGGGGGCCGCCGTTGCAGCGGGAGCGGTCTGCGCGGAGGCCAGGGGCGCGGCGGCGGCCAGCGCGCCGGCCGTGCCGATCAGGCGCAGGGCGTCGCGGCGGGCCAGGGTGGGGGTGCGGTCGTTGGTGGGGGTGCGGTCAGACATGCGGGAACCTCCAGGAAAGTGAAGTGCGACCGCTTCACGTTAAGCAGATTGTCCGGGCCTGACAGCAGCGCCGCCCACCCTTCACTTGACCGTCCATTCATGAAGTCGCGCCCCGGCGACCCGGCCCGCCCCCTCCGTCAGCACACGGACTCGGGTCGAACGACCTGTAATACGGACTCCGATTGAATGGGCTGCAAAGGCCATTCAATCCGAGCGGATGCGACTCGGAGAGCTGCGCCGCAGAGCAGGAGAGAAACGCCCCTCCGGACGTGGAGCTGGCAATCCGGCGGGGTTCCGGATTGTCAGCGAAACAGACGGCGTCCGTATCAGTGGTCGCGCAGCCAGGAGAGCAGTTCGGCGCGGCCCAGCGGCGGCGTGATCGCGTACCCCTGCGCCGCGTCACAGCCCAGCCCGCGCAGCACGTTCAGCTGCTCGGCCGTCTCCACGCCCACCGCCACCACCTCCAGGCCCAGGCGGTGCGCCAGGTCAATGGTGCCCTGCACCAGCGCCAGGGACTTGTCGTCGCCGGGCAGGCGGGCCGTCAGGGTGGGGTGCAGTTTCACGGCGCTCAGCGGGAAGCGCGTGAGCGAGGCGAGGCTGCTCGCGCCGTCCCCGAAGTCGTCCACGCTCAGGCGCGCGCCCAGCGAGCGCAGCTGCTCCAGCAGGCCCAGCGTCTCCTGACTGTGGTCCAGCAGACTCCCGGCGGCCACCTCGATGTCCGGGGCGCCCTCGGCGGACAGCAGCGGCAGCAGGCGGCGCAGGCCACTGCTGCGGCGCAGTTCCTCAAGGCCCAGGTTCACGCTGACCGTCCAGTTCCCGAACCGGTCCGGCAGCGCCGCGCGCACCGCCGAGCGGCCCAGCACGGCCTCCTGCACCACCCACTCGCTGATGCTGGTGATCAGGTCGCTGCGGCTCGCCAGGTCCAGGAAGCGGTTGGGGCTCAGCATGCCCAGCGTCGGGTGGTTCCAGCGCAGCAGCGCCTCGGCACTCACGGCGCGGCCCTCCCGCAGCGAGATGGCCGGCTGGTACAGCAGCGTGAACTGCTCGCCCTCGACCGCGCCGCGCAGCGCCTCTTCCAGTTCGAAGGCGCGGGCCACCTGCTCACGCAGGTCCGGGTTGAACACGCTGACCTGATCGCGGCCCTGCCGTTTGGCGTGCTGCATGGCGACCTCGGCGTCCCCGAGGGCCGCGTCGCCCGGCACGCCCGCCTTGAGGCCCACCACGCCCAGCGCCACGCTGACCGACACGTCCCGCTGACCGACCCGCAGCGGCACCTGCTGCAGGGTCAGGCGCACCCGTCCCGCCGCGCCCAGTGGGTCCACGCCCGGCAGCGTCACCGCGAAGGAGTCGTCGGCCAGCCGCGCCGCCTGCCCCCGGGACTCGTTGGCAAGGTCGTTCAGGCGCGCCGCCACCTGAATCAGCAGCCGGTCGCAGGCGGTGCGGCCCAGCGCGGCGTTCAGCGCCCCGAACCCGTCGAGGTCCAGGCACACCACGCTGCCCGACCCGCCCGCCGCGTTCAGCGCCTCGCGCAGCCCGGTGCGGTTGAGCAGTCCGGTCAGGGAATCGTGCCGCGCGTCGTGCCGGATCTTCGCCTGGGCGCGGCGCAGCGCCGTCAGGTCCCGCAGGGTCAGCAGCACGCTGCCGCGCGCCCCGCCCGCCTCGCCGCCCACGCCGGTGGCGCGCAGCTCCATCTGCCGCACCGTGCCGTCCGGCAGGGCCAGCAGCACCTCGCGGCGCATGGGAAGCGGCACGTCCTTCCACTCGGGCATGATCAGCGGCTCGCCCTCGGGCGTGAACAGCCGCACGCCCAGTTCCCCCAGCACCCGCGAGATGCCCAGGCCCACCAGCCGCGCGGCTTCCACGCCCAGCAGCGCCGACGCCCGCTCACTGACCAGCTGCGCGCGCCCCAGGTGATCGACCAGGATCGTCGCGTCCTCGGACAGCGCCAGGACCTGGGTCATCACGCCGAGCGGCGCGCGGCCGTCGCGGCCCCCGGCTTCACCCTGCGCGACCAGCAGGCCCTCCTCGGACGTGCGGCGCACACTGAGGGTCAGGCTTCCGCCGCCCTGCAGTTCCACCTCGGCGCGCGCCGCGCCGCCCGTCGCCGCCAGCCGCACCAGGTCCCGCACGGTGTCCGACGGCACGTTCGCGAAGCACGGCCACGCCCACAGCGGCGCGCCCGTCACGACCGGCGACGTTGCCGGCAGCAGTTCCAGCAGCCCGTGACTGGCCTGCAGGACCGCCCCGGAATCCGACAGCAGCGCCGCCGGGGTGTCGGTGTCCAGCAGCGCCGAGACCCGCGCGGCCCGCTCGTACTCGCCCGTCACGTCCTGCAGCGTCAGCATCACGCCGGCCACCGCGCCCCCGTAGTAGGGGCGTGCCTCGCCGCGCACCCACACCACCGCGCTGCCGCGGCGCACCTGCTCGTCCGGCAGGCGCACGGAGCGGCCCGCGCCGGCCTGCGCCAGCACGTCCAGGAAGGCCGCGCGGCCCGCGAAGATCTCCTGCACGCCCTGTCCCACCACCTGCGCCTCGGTCAGGCCGAACAGTTCCAGGAAGGGGCGGCTGACCTTGCGGAAGCTCAGGTCCGCCGTGAGCCAGGCCGTCGCGACCGGCAGCTGC
The sequence above is a segment of the Deinococcus depolymerans genome. Coding sequences within it:
- a CDS encoding sensor domain-containing protein — translated: MTPPASFSAVHATLSDLLRVHAPQATLLASLGDEVLRVRADAPAVSVGPDLVPPDEWFDRGEMTWLTRDGSLLGLLWTEDTAVPPAAVQVLTMLLAAARVDGTNRETEVLVTQLPVATAWLTADLSFRKVSRPFLELFGLTEAQVVGQGVQEIFAGRAAFLDVLAQAGAGRSVRLPDEQVRRGSAVVWVRGEARPYYGGAVAGVMLTLQDVTGEYERAARVSALLDTDTPAALLSDSGAVLQASHGLLELLPATSPVVTGAPLWAWPCFANVPSDTVRDLVRLAATGGAARAEVELQGGGSLTLSVRRTSEEGLLVAQGEAGGRDGRAPLGVMTQVLALSEDATILVDHLGRAQLVSERASALLGVEAARLVGLGISRVLGELGVRLFTPEGEPLIMPEWKDVPLPMRREVLLALPDGTVRQMELRATGVGGEAGGARGSVLLTLRDLTALRRAQAKIRHDARHDSLTGLLNRTGLREALNAAGGSGSVVCLDLDGFGALNAALGRTACDRLLIQVAARLNDLANESRGQAARLADDSFAVTLPGVDPLGAAGRVRLTLQQVPLRVGQRDVSVSVALGVVGLKAGVPGDAALGDAEVAMQHAKRQGRDQVSVFNPDLREQVARAFELEEALRGAVEGEQFTLLYQPAISLREGRAVSAEALLRWNHPTLGMLSPNRFLDLASRSDLITSISEWVVQEAVLGRSAVRAALPDRFGNWTVSVNLGLEELRRSSGLRRLLPLLSAEGAPDIEVAAGSLLDHSQETLGLLEQLRSLGARLSVDDFGDGASSLASLTRFPLSAVKLHPTLTARLPGDDKSLALVQGTIDLAHRLGLEVVAVGVETAEQLNVLRGLGCDAAQGYAITPPLGRAELLSWLRDH
- a CDS encoding insulinase family protein, which produces MTSLVSAAPRVGERLGRYTVERVEALPEMQGTLVLLSHELGARHAHVIREDDNAAFAVTFPTVPKDSTGVAHILEHIVLMGSQRYPVPDPFFAMLPRSLNTFMNAMTSNDWTTYPFSTRNEQDFFNLLSVYLDATFFPLMRYESFRQDGHRFEFETPDDPTTPLKLQGVVYNEMKGGMANPGSVMWRAFGKALYPDLTYANNSGGAPENIPELTYENLRAFHAAHYHPSNAFFYTYGKLPLERILDAIEAHVMGQFTAQTLDVSIPDQTPFTAPRRERVEYPGTDTERGAQVSVLWKLGLTSDADANLRWSVLSDVLLGNPAAPLTRPLIESGLGAGLADLSGYRDSFREGAFAVGLKGLGAGQVQAVETLVLDTLRAIAQGGIEPELIESSLHQFEIGQKEVSNAGYPFALQVMFRMLGPWLYGGDPLTGLRLDAELDRLRADLNAGRVFEPMIEEGLLNNPHRVTLELAPDPELAARTEADEQALIDRLSAEFTDEDRARIVAESLRLKELQAQEHPLDTLPTLSLSDVPPSVPRVPYRTEDAGRALIARIAQPTGGLSYLDVQVRLPDVPDDLLDALPLYAFAVTRGGAAGQDYVALARRMEAVTGGVSASVSAGVRPDDLNALRLSLSFSGKALARNAPALTGVIRDLLAAPEFTRDRLEQLLRQRLAGLKASVVQSGNAYAERLAGAQVSPAGALGERFGGLSALNTLKGIVEGRAVEDQSGGIRGLDDLMARFGRIRDLILTGTPVLALTATEPDLTLDLSGVTDLFTGSAPVGRPAPTPAPRRPQARTTDSPVAFNAVAFQTVPYTHPDSPALLVLSRLLRSNYLLKEIREKGGAYGGAASFDTREGVFAMSSYRDPNVARTYRVFRDARAFLDTPLGQRELTEAILGASKVLDPLTSPDTAGRMRFYSDQAGYTPDVQEAYKTRLLAVTLDDLRRVMDTWLTPDRAAYAVVTGRDPNDDTLKELGLTFDVQGV
- a CDS encoding MBL fold metallo-hydrolase, with translation MSDRTPTNDRTPTLARRDALRLIGTAGALAAAAPLASAQTAPAATAAPTAMNGHGFYRQKIGNMTVTVLSDGTAPLAALLPTWGANPDRQAEFTQTLAEYHVPATNTVNHFNPVLVELDGQRILIDTGRGGAAGQLVTNLRRAGIEPDSVNTVFITHGHGDHIGGLTTAGKPTYPNAQHVMGEAEFNFWVTQATPNDAVKNNLIALKDRFRLIQPGQEIVPGLTTVPTPGHTANHLSVLAQSAGQGVMILGDAGGHFLISLKHQGAYVSFDTNGAQAAQTRQRIFNRIVTEGLWVTGYHFPFHAIGHLRRLNARSYEFEPTVWNWS